The Vibrio tasmaniensis genome includes a region encoding these proteins:
- the gcvT gene encoding glycine cleavage system aminomethyltransferase GcvT yields the protein MTQEHANQDLLTTPLHALHVEEGAKMVPFAGYDMPVQYPLGVKKEHLHTRDAAGLFDVSHMGQLRLHGANAAAVLESLVPVDIIDLPSGKQRYAFFTNEQGGIMDDLMVANLGDHLFVVVNAACKTQDIDHLTAHLPADVEMEVIDDRALLALQGPKASEVLARFQPSVADMLFMDVQKVDIDGVECIVSRSGYTGEDGYEISVPNDHAEALARKLTSEAEVEWIGLGARDSLRLECGLCLYGHDLDTTTTPVEASLLWGIQKVRRTDGERAGGFPGADIILEQIATKDVQRKRVGLVGQTKAPVREGAELFDAEDNKIGVVTSGTAGPNAGKPVSMAYVRTDLAAIGTEVFAEVRGKKLPMTVEKMPFVPQRYYRG from the coding sequence ATGACTCAAGAACACGCTAATCAAGACCTACTAACAACACCATTGCATGCGCTTCACGTTGAAGAGGGTGCAAAGATGGTTCCTTTCGCTGGCTACGATATGCCAGTCCAGTACCCACTTGGTGTAAAGAAAGAGCATTTACATACTCGTGATGCTGCTGGTCTTTTTGATGTTTCTCACATGGGGCAACTACGCCTACATGGTGCAAACGCAGCTGCTGTCTTAGAATCTTTGGTTCCTGTAGATATTATTGATCTTCCTTCTGGTAAGCAGCGCTACGCGTTCTTTACTAACGAGCAGGGCGGTATCATGGATGACTTGATGGTTGCTAACCTTGGTGATCATCTGTTTGTTGTTGTGAACGCAGCTTGTAAAACACAAGATATCGACCACCTAACGGCGCACCTTCCAGCTGACGTAGAGATGGAAGTGATTGATGACCGCGCTCTATTAGCCCTCCAAGGCCCTAAAGCGTCTGAAGTTCTGGCTCGTTTTCAACCTAGCGTTGCTGACATGCTGTTCATGGATGTTCAAAAAGTCGATATCGATGGCGTTGAATGCATCGTGAGCCGCAGTGGTTACACGGGGGAAGATGGCTACGAGATCTCTGTCCCTAACGATCACGCTGAAGCACTAGCACGCAAGCTGACTTCAGAAGCGGAAGTAGAGTGGATCGGCCTTGGCGCTCGTGACTCACTTCGTCTTGAGTGTGGCCTATGTCTGTACGGTCACGACTTAGACACAACAACTACTCCAGTAGAAGCTAGCCTTCTATGGGGCATTCAAAAAGTGCGTCGTACTGACGGTGAACGTGCAGGCGGTTTCCCTGGCGCTGATATCATCCTTGAGCAAATCGCAACGAAAGATGTTCAACGCAAGCGTGTTGGTCTTGTTGGTCAAACTAAAGCTCCAGTACGTGAAGGCGCTGAGCTGTTCGATGCTGAAGACAACAAGATTGGTGTTGTAACAAGCGGTACTGCGGGGCCTAACGCTGGCAAGCCAGTGTCTATGGCTTATGTTCGTACTGACCTAGCAGCTATTGGCACTGAAGTCTTCGCCGAAGTGCGTGGTAAGAAGCTACCAATGACAGTAGAAAAAATGCCATTCGTACCTCAACGTTACTACCGTGGCTAA
- a CDS encoding S1 family peptidase has translation MNVNHTMSPVRKAVLGLLAPLIYTSSVMATENSVESAPSAGVSPYIINGSPTTDAELTNTYPTFTSLYFHDGSKFSNYCGGTIIDAQFVLTAAHCVYESYVWMLNTWVVPGMADQTKYNNGGYQSARVEKIYYPSDYSNNLDPINGKVLPNDIAILKLKTALNVRDYSSSINSTFDNVYALNRGQDTFKAVGRGLTSHITDDQGKTVSRTATNVVNQANLTFDATNSCNSTDKQLCFDGAQFNGYKNSTCNGDSGGPVYWWDGSSYQQIGITSYGPGTCGSLTEKYTSVFTEVYDYAGWIQRVVSGTENATFEVRSTPSSRVLVRVSDGQTLDSSTALLNETSMPKISLSGGSNSGTNSGSSSGGSLGFLSIFALGLLIIRRQSI, from the coding sequence ATGAATGTTAACCATACAATGAGTCCGGTTCGTAAAGCCGTTTTAGGGCTGTTAGCTCCATTGATTTACACATCAAGTGTTATGGCGACGGAAAACTCGGTCGAAAGTGCTCCTAGTGCTGGTGTTTCACCTTATATTATCAATGGCAGTCCCACAACAGATGCAGAGCTAACTAACACTTATCCAACGTTTACTAGCCTGTACTTTCATGATGGTTCCAAATTTTCTAACTACTGTGGTGGAACCATTATAGATGCACAATTCGTGCTTACCGCTGCCCATTGTGTGTATGAAAGTTACGTGTGGATGCTTAATACTTGGGTTGTTCCAGGAATGGCGGACCAAACAAAATATAACAACGGTGGATACCAATCAGCACGAGTTGAAAAGATATATTATCCAAGTGACTATAGTAATAATCTTGATCCCATCAACGGGAAAGTATTACCAAACGATATTGCTATCTTGAAACTCAAAACAGCCTTAAATGTACGAGACTACTCTTCTTCAATTAACTCTACATTCGACAATGTCTATGCATTGAACCGTGGTCAAGATACGTTTAAAGCAGTTGGCCGAGGCTTGACGAGTCATATAACTGATGACCAAGGCAAAACGGTTTCTAGAACTGCTACTAATGTAGTCAATCAAGCGAATTTAACCTTCGATGCTACAAATAGCTGTAATTCAACAGACAAACAGCTTTGTTTTGATGGAGCGCAGTTCAATGGATATAAAAACTCGACCTGTAATGGTGATTCAGGCGGTCCTGTCTATTGGTGGGATGGGAGTAGCTATCAGCAAATTGGTATTACAAGTTACGGGCCGGGTACATGTGGCAGCCTTACTGAAAAATATACGTCTGTTTTTACGGAGGTTTATGATTATGCAGGATGGATTCAGCGAGTTGTTTCAGGCACTGAAAACGCAACTTTTGAAGTTAGAAGTACACCGAGCTCTCGTGTTCTCGTACGTGTGAGCGATGGTCAAACCCTTGATTCATCTACTGCTTTGCTAAATGAAACATCAATGCCGAAAATCAGTCTATCGGGTGGCTCTAATTCAGGCACCAACTCAGGTTCTAGCAGCGGCGGCTCTTTGGGTTTCTTGTCGATATTCGCACTGGGTTTACTTATTATAAGAAGACAATCTATTTAA